Genomic segment of Osmerus eperlanus unplaced genomic scaffold, fOsmEpe2.1 SCAFFOLD_452, whole genome shotgun sequence:
CCTGTTCCAGTTTCCTGTCTTCTTGCCCAACTGTAGATGCAGCAGTTGCAGGTGCTCCTGACAGTCAGCAGATTTGTAGTAGGCTAGTCACTATTGGCCGCTTTGCACGTTTGTGCGAGTAAGAGTTTCCATAAATAGGACTACACATCAAAGTGCATGGAAGAAACAGTATAAAAATACCTCAGACTTTCCCCGCAGCAAAACACGTTTTTGGGATATCTGATTCAAAATGTGAGACCGAAATATTAATAAATAAAGTACAACGCACTTCTTTAACAAGCTAAGATATACAACTCTTAAAAATGTGAAGACATCGTTTTTGTATTCATGatacatgacccccccccccccccaagccacAGCAATCCTCGGATGACACTGCTGAATGTGAATGCACATTGAAATAAATATTCAAAATATACAGAAAATATggaaatatattatatatagatACGTATATAGTACTGCAGTAATGCTCAGGGCAGTTTGCTaatgttcctcctctccttcacctctgcTCGGCCTTGCTGGACTGCTGAGTTGTTATGCCAGTATGATGTTGTTGCTCCTCCTGTCGGTGTGAAATCTGAAAACTGCAGCGAGCCTTAGGAAactattcaaataaaaaataaatactttaATGAGTCCATTCAACTGTCTTTCAACAACATTTTTCCTTTATGATAGAATTATTATTTTGTCATCCTTAATATAGATCAGAAAATAGTTTATTTGATTCCTTTTTTtggtagtttttttttgtttctttgtttgtttgcaTTTTTATCCCCAAAAtacttcatttaaaaaaagttgttCTCATCAGGTGTTGAGAAAAATATAGATCTCTTGACAGCTCAGATCTCTCAGCCTGGGCCTGCGGTGGTCCTGTGGAATGACCCCTCCCAGAGCTTggtcctcacagccctcccccccccccccgggatgtAAGCACACCCAGGCTAGACCAGATGGGCTCTGAGCCTCTCAAGGGAGCAGGCCTCGCTCTCCTGGGTGTCCCGAGAGcctagagggtgggagagaggaggagggaggcagggaggtggggcagggttgGACAGTGATCCCCACGTCCTCCCCTTATCTTTCCATCTTTACGTTTGTAAGCGACCGAGCAATTTCCACACTTGAGAATCCACACTTTTCGTTTCGGGAGTTGTACTTTGAACCGTTTCGTTTTCATTCCGTGTTCACGGGCCGAGGCGTTCCTGGGCAGCCAGATTAGGGCCTCAGAAGCCCTGTATATGACAGTAGGCCTCCAGGCTGGAGAACAGGATGTAGAGCAGCCAGAGGCTGAAAAAGAAGGCGGAGGTGGCCAGTCTGTGCCCCCGCgggccccccagctcccccccgATGTGGGCCCGGCGCCGGTACAGCAGCACGGACACGGCCAGGAAGGCAAGGATGGTGAAGAGGGTGACGGAGAAGGCCAGTGAGCCGGCGTCCACCACAAACTGCTTGCCCTGGGAGTGCCAGTAGATGGCGGCCACGGACCACGCCACGCCGATGCCCAGGAACACGTTGACGGCGTTGCTGCCCGTCACGTTCCCGATGGAGGCGTCGGCATACGAGTCCTGGACCGCTGACACCTTGCTGGCAAAcgtgtctggagagagagaggggtgggggaacgagacacacaaagagagagagatagaaagatataaaaaggcaggggcagagagaggagagggagaggagcaagagtgaagaaaggaaagagggagaggggagagagagagagagagagagagagagagagagagagagagagagagagagagagagagagagagagagagagaggaagagaggaagagaaatgtagctgtTAACCTtgtggaagaagaggaaggtTGGGAGAATTGTTAACAACcttgtgcgtgcacacacacacaccaccacacaaacatacacagcaacacacacacacacacacacaacagacacattCAGACAGTCTGAACGCTGCTCCACAAGGTTCACCAGGGACAGCTTTTtgtgcaaacagacacacacacacacacacaaatacacgcagACCCgcaaacaatacacacacacacacacacacacaaaaaagacccactcacacacaacacacgctcaTCCCCAGTCTGAACACGGCTCCACAAGGCTCACCAGGGACAGAAGTGCCAAGCGCCACGAACACCACGGCAGTGACGGAGTCCTTGAGGCCGATGGTGCAGCCGAAGTGGGACGCCAGGTCGCCAATGACGGCCGTCAGCAGGCCGATGATGGCGATGGACACCACGAAGCACGCCCAGCCGCTCATGTAGTCCGTGGGCGGGACGCAGGCGaacagaaccttccagaacacCGTCAGAAAGTGCATGACGTAGTCGAAGCAGGAAGGGAGTCGCTCTTCCCCTGTGTCGTCCTCGTCCTCATCTCCTGACGAGAAGtgtggggggcgtgggggggggggggggggggcacgtgaAGAAGAAGTGGAGGGCGGAtaggagaatgagagagtgtagaaaaagacaggaagagaagcgtggagggaagaggaagaagacaggtgaggaggagtgagaggcgGAAGAACGATGGattaggaagagagacagaaatgaggGACGACATAGAAAAAATTGTTTTACTGACTGTGACACACTGACTTCTGTCTTCTAAGAAGGCATGGCTGTACTTCAACGTGACATACTGGTTGTCACTGTATATCATCAACATTGAGGACACCAATTATCTCCAGTCTGCTTACAGCCAACAAGCAAGCAGTGACAGTCTACTGTTGATCCTCTCCTTGATACATTTTCACTTTCTTGTTGACACGCAACCTACATCATAAACACTGTCTGAAGAACGCACACTTTCAGTCTTTTTTTTCTGGGTCTTCACTATCTAGGTCTGCCTTGAATTCTCAGTAGAGTGTTTTCTCAGGCTGCCTGTGGTCcctggatgagaggagagagtctACTGGGCCGTTCTGGGTCTCCTCCTCCAACTTCACTGGGCCAGAACCCCAGCAgaaccagcctctcctcccccatctccaggTCTCCTCCTGGGGCCTCCAGGGAGCGCCCAGCGGGCTGCTCTGATGATTTAAAGTGGCAAGCTCCCGGAGCTGCATCCATATTTCAGCGGGGGAGTTCATCAAATAGTAAAGAGACTCACTGAATTAAATATTTTGTCTGCAAAGTGATGAAGCAGGGCGTTCAAAGAGAGCGCTAGATGGTGCTTGAGACTGTGGTGGTTCGACGGAGGAGTACACCGATGGGTCTCGAGAGCTGCTTGTTTGACGAGGAACAAGATGGATGTTTTGTTGTACAGGAAGCCTTTTTATACCACTGTGAAACTGAATCGCTGGAATGAAAACTTGCTTCCAGGTCCCCAACAGAAGTGTGCCGTTTATTTTTAGAAATGGTTTTTCCATCTAGGAAATGTCTCCGGTTGCTCTTTACATAACTGTGATCGTGTAAACCGGTGGACAATTTCTCGAGTCATGCCACAGTTTGGCTCGATTCAAACTCAGCCTCCGTCTGCTAAGTATCTCACAGAACAGAAACACTGACATGAACTTGTAAATAATGGTTTCAGAAAAGTCAACAGAAGTTTACAATAACTCTTCTAACTGTTCCTCTTCATTGCCCTAAGAGAGGGGAGCTGCCTAGCCAGCGCCGCCTGGAGGCCGGACAGAGAACAGCCTGGTAATTACCTGCACTGACAGTGATGGCCTCCAAGAACTGTTCTCTCCAGGAGTTGGTGCCGACCACCAATGCTAAATTAGTCTTCTTAATCAGCTTGTCCACGGTGCTCTACAAAAACAgggaacaaacaacaacaaaaaacacacacaatcgaaGGTTgtcacacaaaatgtatgttacACCAACTACTGCACGTTTGTTTTACAGCCTAATGGGAAGTTCACAAAAATCGCCACAAGATGGCAGTGACATCTCTGTGatttgagagagagatcaaaacTAAAAACATGTGTGAACAATGTGAGAcaaatgtgagagtgtgtttcccTGCTGACAGTTGCAAACCTTGAACTCATAGGACTCCTCAATGATGACCTCCAGCTTAGCATGCTCCCCCAACACTGGCTTCCCCATCTCCGCTATACGCttggcttcctcctcctctgatgACAACTTCCTCTCTGGGACATCTtttggggaggagggaaaggaaaggaagggagagtagAGGTGAGGAATGGAGAAGAcaaaagaggaaaggagaggaggtgtgtaagAATTGTATTCCAACACACTGCAGTTAGCAAGCTTATCTTCTGAACTGGGAAAATACCAAGTTGATTATCTTTCTTTGTGAACTATTACCCCCTTAACTGAACCATTAGCCTTTTTCTCAGGTCAATAGCACTACAGATAATTCATGTTGGCAGACAAAAAAACGGAACAATCCGGCTTGCGTGCTCAGCTCAGGCACTAGACACCAAACCTCTCCACTCTCAGGCCTAGCATGCAGACATGGTAGAAACAGAAGTTAAACAAGCCATGTTTCATGGCCGGTGGTGCGACTGTCATCGGTGGTGCTGTGTTTCCTGTTATAAAGGGCACTTCTGCGGAACAtgactctcctcccccttcctctcctcctcctcctcctccccacccctcttcctctttctccctcttctcctcctgctcttcctcccttttcctttttctcttcctttacctcttctcctctccctcctcctctccctcctcccctacctcctcctctccctcttcctcctcctcctcttcctccacaccaCTCCTTTGCTTTCTCCTGATCCTCCTTCATGTTCTCTACTGGTGATGACAGAGTCTGGATTAAATATTAACACAGATCACAGCAGAGGTAAGAGGTGGGcgaacacacgctcacacacacacgtactgtatacgtacacacagacacataatgtACACACATGAACTCATAAACGGATTCATTCAAACAAGGACATGcatgagcgcacacacacaccgctttcAAACACGCTACAATAACACACATGCCTCTGTGTGCACATAAGCAGTAGAGGAGTCCCCCCCCCGACCCGTGTTTGAAACTTGATTACACATCCCACAATTCCCTGCACTGCTCATAGCAGCATGACATTCTTCCCttgacaagaaaaaaaaagaattaatcaCAATAGTAATTAAATTTATAATTTCTGAACTACAGGCCTTATCTTGACGGTTATCAAGTGTTAGCGCCTTCCTCCTGACGGCAGAACATAATTTATGGGTTCATGATTAATTAATCTGCAGACAACAGCACACATTCATCATTGAACCATGGACGGAGGGACAGGAGTGTACAGAATAGCGACCTGGACTGTGGGAAAGCCTCTAAAGATTAACGCTGCTAGCTAACGCTGTGTTGCTTGCTAACGCTGTGTTGCTAGCTAACGCTGTGTTGCTAGCCAACGCTGTGTTGCTAGCCAACGCTGTGTTGCTAGCCAACGCTGTGTTGCTAGCCAACGCTGTGTTGCTAGCTAACCCTAGCTGTGCAACCACCGAACGCTGCATTCAGTAACACCAGCATGCCCCcccttctccacacacacttcaaaccaTAGCAAGAGTAGAAAGTGGTCAGTGTGGATGCCgaggggagaaggtgaggagaagagaactCCTTACCTTTTGCAAGCAACAGAGCtgtggaggaaaggggagggacaggaggacagggaagatggagagaacaTAAAAATCATGAAAAATGGAAGAACATGAAAAGGTCAGCataaccacagagagagagagagagttatgacAATgatgagtagtgtgtatgtactgtacaagTATGTGTGGTGTTGGTTGGTTGAGGTGAGCCTTAAAGGTACATTTGGAAAGACCTTTTCAGTCAAAGGAAAAATTGTGTCCCCTATAAACATGCTGTGTAAGTTATtgaggccctctgagagttgtttagcaacacagacatCTCAATGCCAGTTAAATATGAATTTCACATTTCTGGAGAGGCCCactactttccagccaattgtgttccagcaatcctgttccagccaatcgcATTTGGCCTTCCTTcttggcttattttgtgaaaccactgtcaatcatACTCAAGCTGGAGACAAAAATTGGGGGCACCGTTTCTAATATCCGATTTATTTTCAATTAATAAACCTACCTATTGCAGCTGTAAGTCAGTGTGATCTGTCACAAACTAACATCCCTATTTCACTTTATATCACTATATCCTTGTATCCCTATATGACTATATCACTCAAGTTACTGTGTTAGCGACGTGTTCTTGCACACACGTCATGGTATTGCACTGTCACTCAACCAGGAGAAAACCCCAACATCACACCCAATCGGAGCTGCCATTTTAGGATTCTGTTATTTGATTCCGCTTGATTGTTTGACAAACCACATGTTCTCATCATCATGTGTGTAGGTGACGGGCAGCAGCCCTGGGCGGGTGCACACCATGAATAAATAGCAGTAATGTGAGTCAGAGGAGGTGCAAAAGTAATCTAGTGAAGCACATGATTAGATGATAGGATACAGCATAGTCTAAgtagagggcagagagggaaggagggagagagggcggcaGGGTtgaaggtaagagagagggtgaagaaggagagaaagactgGCGAGGGACAcccagagagaaggggagaagtaacagagaagaaggagagagaaagagagagggatggagaaaggagtaaagagagggaaggagagaggatatAGAGGTGTGATGTCTCTCAGCCTGTAGGGATTCACGCTGACGACATCTTCCCTCTGTCTGCATCATCATTCGGATGttttgaaaacactattatattTCCTCATGCCTTGCACAAAAACCCATAGAGCcttatgacagagagagatcccTACTGTTCGGAAACACCTCGTGAACCATTATCGATGCTTCACCCAGGCTAAACACTAATTAACCTGTTGATGTCTGGGGGCAGCCTATCAATAGCCTAAATCAAATACAGGCATCTGGTAATCATCATTAGTAGGTGCATTAATTGCTGTGGGCGACTTGTCCCAGCATCGTAATAACAGTCAGTGACTAGTGTTGTTGTGGAGCCAGCTGTTAGCAGAGGGATAATCTACAGCCAGGCCGGTAATAACTGGGGCCACACAGGAAGCTGCCTCACAGGAAGCTGTCATTACTGAGATAACACAGGAAGCTGCATCACAGGAAGCTGCTTGACACAAAAATGCCTCACAGGACTCTGTCATCACCACGGCCTCACAGGAAGCTGCCTCACAGGAAACTATCATCACTGGGGCCTAACAGGAAGCTGCCTCACAGAAAACTGTCATCACTGGGGCCTAACAAGAAGCTGCCTCACAGGAAACTTTCATCACCGGGGCCTAACAGGAAGCTGCCTCACAggaaactgtcatcaccagggcCTAACAGGAAGCTGGCTCACAGGAAACTGTAATCACCGGGGCCTAACAAGAAGCTGCCTCACAGGAAACTTTCATCACCGGGGCCAACAGGAAGCTGCCTCACAggaaactgtcatcaccagggcCTAACAGGAAGCTGCCTCACAGGAAACTGTAATCACCGGGGCTTAACAGGAAGTTGCCTCACATGGAGATGCCCCACAGGAAGCTGCACCTTCAAATGCCAGCCTTGTCTGTCGCCTGACTGCGTCTCAGGATCTAAGGGGCCTGTCTGAGTGAAGGTAATATCGCTGTAGGAAATTAACCAAAGGGATGtaattggagggggggggatcagtTTTGGCTGTTATCATCATTAGCATGTTCTCGTGCACACAGCACCTAATCAGAActgtctgggaggagagagagatgagcctGTCTCTCACACAGCCTGCCTCTGAGTCACAGCCTCAACATGGCCTGCCTCCCACTGCCTCACCTCAGGCACCAGAGGGTTGAGAAGAGGGTGGTGGATGAGATAAATAGGGgtgtgaggagtggagggatgagaggtggagacggccgggaggaggaaggaagaaggaggggagaagggtggagaagaggcagagaagggtggagaagaggcagagaagggtggaggagaggcagagaagggtggagaagaggcagagaagggtggagaagaggcagagaagggtggaggaggggatgggggttaGAAGTggcgtgaggaggggagagatgacaggagggtgggggagacaaggaagggaggaaaaagGAAGACCAGGAGGTAAGAGGGGTGGAGAATAGAG
This window contains:
- the LOC134016516 gene encoding sodium/calcium exchanger 3-like isoform X1, which translates into the protein MKVHLVQTTGLVPNATVWSHPVNRTPAHRRGGETQSETVITKNNSIALLLAKDVPERKLSSEEEEAKRIAEMGKPVLGEHAKLEVIIEESYEFKSTVDKLIKKTNLALVVGTNSWREQFLEAITVSAGDEDEDDTGEERLPSCFDYVMHFLTVFWKVLFACVPPTDYMSGWACFVVSIAIIGLLTAVIGDLASHFGCTIGLKDSVTAVVFVALGTSVPDTFASKVSAVQDSYADASIGNVTGSNAVNVFLGIGVAWSVAAIYWHSQGKQFVVDAGSLAFSVTLFTILAFLAVSVLLYRRRAHIGGELGGPRGHRLATSAFFFSLWLLYILFSSLEAYCHIQGF
- the LOC134016516 gene encoding sodium/calcium exchanger 3-like isoform X3 encodes the protein MVDMSLQKALLLAKDVPERKLSSEEEEAKRIAEMGKPVLGEHAKLEVIIEESYEFKSTVDKLIKKTNLALVVGTNSWREQFLEAITVSAGDEDEDDTGEERLPSCFDYVMHFLTVFWKVLFACVPPTDYMSGWACFVVSIAIIGLLTAVIGDLASHFGCTIGLKDSVTAVVFVALGTSVPDTFASKVSAVQDSYADASIGNVTGSNAVNVFLGIGVAWSVAAIYWHSQGKQFVVDAGSLAFSVTLFTILAFLAVSVLLYRRRAHIGGELGGPRGHRLATSAFFFSLWLLYILFSSLEAYCHIQGF
- the LOC134016516 gene encoding sodium/calcium exchanger 3-like isoform X4 — its product is MVDMSLQKDVPERKLSSEEEEAKRIAEMGKPVLGEHAKLEVIIEESYEFKSTVDKLIKKTNLALVVGTNSWREQFLEAITVSAGDEDEDDTGEERLPSCFDYVMHFLTVFWKVLFACVPPTDYMSGWACFVVSIAIIGLLTAVIGDLASHFGCTIGLKDSVTAVVFVALGTSVPDTFASKVSAVQDSYADASIGNVTGSNAVNVFLGIGVAWSVAAIYWHSQGKQFVVDAGSLAFSVTLFTILAFLAVSVLLYRRRAHIGGELGGPRGHRLATSAFFFSLWLLYILFSSLEAYCHIQGF
- the LOC134016516 gene encoding sodium/calcium exchanger 3-like isoform X2 produces the protein MKVHLVQTTGLVPNATVWSHPVNRTPAHRRGGETQSETVITKNNSIALLLAKDVPERKLSSEEEEAKRIAEMGKPVLGEHAKLEVIIEESYEFKSTVDKLIKKTNLALVVGTNSWREQFLEAITVSADEDEDDTGEERLPSCFDYVMHFLTVFWKVLFACVPPTDYMSGWACFVVSIAIIGLLTAVIGDLASHFGCTIGLKDSVTAVVFVALGTSVPDTFASKVSAVQDSYADASIGNVTGSNAVNVFLGIGVAWSVAAIYWHSQGKQFVVDAGSLAFSVTLFTILAFLAVSVLLYRRRAHIGGELGGPRGHRLATSAFFFSLWLLYILFSSLEAYCHIQGF